A window from Megasphaera vaginalis (ex Bordigoni et al. 2020) encodes these proteins:
- the bioB gene encoding biotin synthase BioB has protein sequence MELQKLITYTERVNGGGELTKEEALELLSLPDNDTPLLLAFADKIRQHFHGDAVDCCAIVNGRSGKCPENCRFCAQSAHYDTGVSEYPLLSETALLQAAAKAKAAGATRFSIVTGGRSVTEGPEFTAVLTALRRIRSEVGIETCCSLGLITNKQLHELKAAGVGRYHANIETAPSYFPSICSTHGFADKAALIRMAGEAGLRVCSGGIIGLGETPEQRIEMACTLRDLGVDSIPLNILNPIAGTPLAAAPHLEPWEILRTFAVFRFLLPQAQIRTAGGREANLRSLQAYALTSGLNGLMIGGYLTTSGNAVSVDAQMLADLKRKPVQPQC, from the coding sequence ATGGAACTTCAAAAACTGATAACGTATACGGAACGCGTCAACGGCGGCGGCGAGCTCACTAAGGAGGAAGCCCTGGAGCTGCTCTCTCTGCCCGACAACGACACGCCGCTGCTGCTGGCCTTCGCCGATAAGATCAGACAGCACTTTCACGGTGACGCCGTCGATTGCTGCGCCATCGTCAACGGCCGTTCCGGCAAATGTCCGGAAAACTGCCGTTTCTGCGCGCAATCGGCCCATTATGACACCGGTGTCAGCGAATATCCGCTGCTGAGCGAAACTGCGCTTCTACAGGCGGCGGCCAAGGCCAAAGCGGCCGGCGCCACCCGCTTTTCCATCGTTACCGGCGGCCGCTCCGTCACCGAAGGCCCTGAATTCACAGCCGTCCTGACCGCTTTGCGCCGCATCCGCAGCGAAGTCGGCATCGAAACGTGCTGTTCTCTCGGCCTGATCACGAACAAACAGCTGCACGAATTGAAAGCTGCCGGCGTCGGCCGCTACCACGCCAACATCGAAACGGCGCCGTCCTACTTCCCGTCGATCTGTTCGACACACGGCTTCGCCGACAAAGCCGCGCTGATCCGCATGGCCGGAGAAGCCGGCCTGCGCGTCTGCTCCGGCGGCATCATCGGACTGGGCGAAACGCCGGAACAGCGGATTGAAATGGCCTGTACGCTGCGTGATCTCGGCGTTGATTCGATTCCGCTGAATATCCTCAACCCCATCGCCGGCACACCGCTGGCAGCGGCGCCTCATCTGGAACCCTGGGAAATTTTGCGGACCTTCGCCGTCTTCCGCTTTCTCTTACCGCAGGCGCAGATCCGCACTGCCGGCGGCAGAGAAGCCAATCTGCGCTCCCTCCAGGCTTATGCCCTCACAAGCGGCCTGAACGGACTGATGATCGGCGGCTATTTGACGACTTCCGGCAATGCCGTTTCCGTCGATGCGCAGATGCTGGCCGACTTGAAACGGAAACCCGTTCAGCCGCAATGCTGA
- a CDS encoding PLP-dependent aminotransferase family protein: MLQIDRTRKKPYYVQIYEYYRKEIEQQHMAGGTKLESVRELAQAVGVSKMIVEKAYYQLASEGYILRRHKARYEVALLDKRGQAALPPQQPARRLQAEWQYDFGSGAMDLNCFPLDTWRKHMNRVLSSPELLSSCQDEQGVWTLRDVLSHYAYAERGVRASAENIIVGAGTAPLLAILTQLLRDDHASVAVEDPGFRLGREIFRSSGYGIVPLTLHQGDFDLSPLQASKARLAYISPSHQFPTGSVMPVGLRYQLLRWAEARSGLIIEDDYDSELRYYGRPVPALQSLDSGGHVIYMGALSKVLPFFLRLSYMVLPPQLMAKYNERRSLFRQSASVAEQCALAAYIRKGDLTRQIRRLRKEYQDKGGLMRRLLQAAFGSSLHVGKIVSGVYCHVSLRSDCTEEELLRRAAAKGCRVLALAPFYETKEEGEKCQFLLSFSKIPGADLPAAVAALKAAWLGEGD; this comes from the coding sequence ATGCTGCAAATTGATCGGACACGGAAAAAACCGTATTATGTACAAATTTATGAATACTACCGCAAGGAAATCGAGCAGCAGCACATGGCCGGCGGCACGAAGCTGGAATCGGTTCGTGAATTGGCGCAGGCTGTGGGCGTGAGTAAAATGATCGTGGAAAAGGCGTATTACCAGCTGGCCAGCGAAGGGTATATTCTGCGGCGCCACAAGGCGCGGTATGAAGTGGCTCTGCTGGATAAACGGGGACAGGCGGCGCTGCCGCCGCAGCAGCCGGCAAGGCGACTGCAGGCGGAGTGGCAATATGATTTCGGCAGCGGTGCAATGGATCTGAATTGCTTTCCTCTCGATACGTGGCGAAAGCATATGAATCGCGTCCTGTCTTCACCGGAGCTGCTGTCGTCCTGCCAAGACGAGCAGGGCGTCTGGACCTTGCGCGACGTACTCAGCCATTATGCGTATGCCGAACGGGGCGTCCGCGCTTCGGCCGAAAACATCATCGTCGGCGCCGGGACGGCGCCGCTGTTGGCTATTTTGACGCAGCTCCTGCGGGACGACCACGCTTCCGTCGCCGTTGAAGATCCCGGCTTTCGGCTGGGCCGCGAGATTTTTCGCAGCAGCGGCTACGGTATCGTGCCGCTGACCTTGCATCAAGGGGATTTCGATCTTTCGCCGTTGCAGGCAAGTAAGGCCCGGCTGGCTTATATCAGTCCGTCCCATCAATTTCCGACGGGATCGGTCATGCCCGTCGGTTTGCGCTATCAATTGCTCCGCTGGGCTGAAGCCAGGTCGGGACTGATCATTGAAGATGATTATGATAGCGAGCTGCGGTATTACGGCCGTCCCGTACCGGCCTTGCAGAGCCTTGACAGCGGCGGTCATGTCATCTATATGGGAGCGCTTTCCAAGGTGTTGCCTTTTTTTCTTCGCCTCAGCTATATGGTCTTGCCGCCGCAGCTCATGGCCAAATATAATGAACGGCGCTCCCTTTTTCGACAGAGCGCGTCTGTTGCCGAGCAATGCGCGCTGGCAGCGTATATCCGCAAAGGCGATTTGACGCGGCAAATCAGGCGGTTGCGGAAGGAGTATCAAGATAAGGGCGGTCTCATGCGGCGCCTGCTGCAAGCCGCTTTCGGCTCTTCGCTGCATGTGGGCAAGATCGTTTCCGGCGTATACTGCCATGTTTCGCTGCGCAGCGACTGTACGGAAGAGGAACTGCTGCGGCGGGCGGCGGCAAAGGGATGCCGTGTTTTGGCGCTGGCGCCGTTTTATGAAACGAAAGAAGAAGGAGAGAAATGTCAGTTTCTCCTTTCGTTTTCAAAGATACCGGGCGCCGACTTGCCGGCTGCCGTGGCGGCGCTTAAAGCCGCCTGGTTGGGAGAAGGAGATTGA
- a CDS encoding metallophosphoesterase family protein — MMEKSLRFIQCGDLHLGSPFRRLPELSDRWRQIVGNAPLKAFQKIVQIAVEKDVHALFVCGDIYTGAEHNLAAQLDYVRQLHTLAQHKIAVFMVAGNHDPLNLWKAEIPFPPNVHVFSAAAPERVPLLVDGVEAAAVYGQSYGQREVRENLARRFKRGADDRYAIALLHTQVDGGDSPYAPSSLADLTATGMDYWALGHVHKEAVLQQDPYVVYAGNPQGLDRTETGPRGCYYVEVGPYGSAKLQFIDTSVVRWQEAEIAIDELYSTAQLREAVRHLKEDLRRSFGKPVFLNLTFTGVGQLYSVLNDGDAVRYWLDAWQEEEKGKYAFVMIDRLHNRTRPPLNSSERSRLPDMLGDYLRAADTLSQLPDGERLDKLREILAQRPEFDRLGEYGRNLGDARILGAFERAKWLGMERLMAGKKGTGQ, encoded by the coding sequence ATGATGGAAAAATCGTTGCGTTTTATTCAATGCGGTGATCTGCATCTGGGAAGCCCGTTCCGGCGTCTTCCCGAACTTAGCGACCGCTGGCGTCAGATCGTCGGCAACGCGCCGCTCAAGGCTTTTCAGAAAATTGTACAGATCGCTGTCGAAAAGGATGTGCACGCCCTTTTCGTGTGCGGCGATATTTATACCGGCGCCGAGCACAATCTGGCGGCTCAGCTCGATTACGTGCGCCAGCTTCACACGTTGGCGCAGCATAAGATTGCCGTCTTTATGGTTGCGGGCAATCACGACCCCCTCAATTTGTGGAAAGCGGAAATTCCGTTTCCGCCCAATGTGCATGTTTTTTCCGCCGCTGCGCCGGAACGGGTGCCGCTGCTCGTAGACGGAGTGGAAGCGGCAGCCGTATACGGACAGAGTTACGGACAGCGGGAAGTCAGGGAAAATCTGGCGCGACGCTTCAAACGCGGCGCCGACGACAGGTATGCCATCGCGCTGCTCCATACGCAGGTTGACGGCGGTGATTCGCCGTATGCGCCGTCTTCGCTGGCTGATCTGACGGCGACGGGGATGGATTATTGGGCCTTGGGCCATGTGCATAAAGAAGCGGTGCTGCAACAGGATCCGTATGTAGTCTACGCCGGCAATCCGCAGGGGCTCGACCGGACGGAAACGGGGCCGCGAGGGTGTTATTACGTCGAAGTCGGGCCGTACGGTTCGGCGAAGCTGCAATTTATCGATACCAGCGTCGTTCGTTGGCAGGAAGCGGAGATCGCCATCGACGAGTTGTATTCTACGGCTCAGCTGCGCGAGGCCGTTCGGCATTTGAAAGAAGACTTGCGGCGGTCTTTCGGCAAACCTGTGTTCCTGAATCTGACCTTTACCGGAGTGGGACAATTGTACTCCGTCCTCAATGACGGCGACGCCGTCCGTTATTGGCTGGACGCCTGGCAAGAGGAAGAAAAGGGGAAATATGCTTTCGTCATGATCGACAGGCTTCACAATCGGACGCGGCCGCCGCTGAACAGTTCCGAACGGAGCCGGCTGCCGGATATGCTCGGTGATTATCTGCGCGCCGCCGATACGCTGTCACAATTGCCGGACGGAGAACGACTCGACAAGCTGCGGGAAATTTTAGCGCAGCGTCCGGAATTCGACAGGCTCGGCGAATATGGAAGAAATCTCGGCGATGCCCGTATTCTGGGGGCCTTTGAACGGGCGAAATGGTTGGGAATGGAACGGCTCATGGCAGGCAAGAAGGGGACGGGGCAATGA
- a CDS encoding AAA family ATPase, which translates to MKIVQMNLDDFGIYHQVEWNPPQRGLIVLHGQNESGKTTLMKYVRSMLFGYLRGNWRGYFGHMDICREDGSSYRIYRNEKESYITDGATVFHEEPSVLWWHGLDRNAYDQIFAIGLEDLQGFGILANETVRSHFFSMEGGIRMSVIRRDLLRRMNDLFVASPQGKKPINLLLAAQQDIDKKIEALAYDEEEFARLQAEERKTHVDARTVRVAVEEARQQLERIAMPLAAWEVYQRGCDAWEHMQSLADVAQFPADGAQRWRELEDKVNEFDLEITGLKQGLRTKSAFREEWHRWLSGSEQIEELHRQAAAWRETAQRVNDSEDAAVDRAFASNRLAETLHLWSGSATIPKAVDWQQAETLARKLHSVAQEQEKWRAAEPKPMGSAQPASNAAERTADGWQETGRHMEKIRQLLTVRQQTAEKLAWLQEGMAGTSHTYLALSVLFVLVAAVFGLLIALAAIDMRLGGCGVAASLLLAGIAAVYQGKRRGRVPQEEQRLSAALAACDRELSGLAAAEGIALQPTAAAAAWDEALDDLRRRYLDWHTRESRVSWEREQHVMYTALQQEWQERGRHWREEAARLDREWREWQQGSGFIHLKPADLTAAAANWRQWQALADEERHWQETKGALNQELVYYRDNGEQLFQLLGIRKECTPETTEELYRQWQQIRVQAEVAKEQDRQQEERQEQIDRLEKEKEIRRQQMGYLMEQTGAATAGEFRSKVLRYKQFRQYAEIHEQSEAHLRLIAKNPAELAELRRELKVHEPKFWNEECAFYERKAAEGEQKLAAIAERRGVIVERLSRMARNDSAARLLQDKENGAAELERLVDDWLTDVFAAHILEAAQAYYERVRQPLIISRAGEYLERMTQGRYTLQASFDGHQLFAVDNTQRRVPEKQWSSGLGDQIYLAIRISLAEAFAKQIEPLPLILDDVFVRFDEVRQKEALSFLADLAAEKQLFLFTCSAETQRLARDIAAERAGAVHLFEIEKGTIKIGS; encoded by the coding sequence ATGAAAATAGTGCAGATGAACCTTGATGATTTCGGTATTTATCATCAAGTAGAATGGAATCCGCCGCAGCGCGGTCTGATCGTCCTCCACGGTCAGAATGAGAGCGGCAAGACGACATTGATGAAATACGTGCGGTCCATGCTTTTCGGCTATTTGCGCGGCAATTGGCGCGGTTATTTCGGACATATGGATATCTGCCGTGAAGACGGGTCGTCTTATCGAATTTACCGCAATGAAAAGGAATCTTATATTACAGACGGTGCGACTGTTTTTCACGAAGAGCCGTCCGTGTTGTGGTGGCACGGTCTCGACCGCAACGCCTATGACCAGATATTTGCCATCGGCCTTGAAGATCTGCAGGGATTCGGCATTCTCGCCAATGAAACGGTACGCAGTCATTTTTTCAGCATGGAAGGCGGTATTCGCATGAGCGTGATCCGTCGTGACCTGCTGCGTCGTATGAATGATCTTTTTGTCGCTTCACCGCAGGGAAAAAAGCCGATCAATCTCTTGCTGGCGGCGCAACAGGACATCGATAAAAAGATTGAGGCGTTGGCTTATGATGAAGAAGAATTTGCCAGGTTGCAGGCGGAAGAACGCAAGACGCACGTCGACGCCAGAACCGTTCGCGTTGCCGTAGAGGAAGCGCGGCAGCAGCTGGAGCGGATCGCGATGCCGTTGGCGGCGTGGGAAGTCTATCAGCGCGGCTGCGATGCCTGGGAGCACATGCAGTCCCTCGCCGATGTGGCGCAGTTCCCCGCCGACGGCGCACAGCGCTGGAGAGAGCTGGAAGATAAGGTGAACGAATTCGATCTGGAGATCACGGGGCTGAAACAGGGACTGCGCACGAAATCGGCGTTTCGGGAGGAATGGCACCGCTGGCTCAGCGGCAGTGAACAGATAGAAGAGCTGCACCGTCAGGCGGCGGCGTGGAGAGAAACGGCGCAGCGCGTGAACGACAGTGAGGATGCCGCCGTCGACCGCGCCTTTGCCAGCAATCGCCTGGCCGAAACGCTGCATCTCTGGTCCGGCTCGGCGACGATTCCGAAAGCGGTTGACTGGCAGCAGGCCGAGACGCTGGCACGGAAGCTGCATTCCGTCGCGCAGGAGCAGGAGAAGTGGCGGGCCGCCGAGCCGAAACCGATGGGATCGGCTCAGCCGGCAAGCAATGCGGCGGAACGGACGGCGGACGGCTGGCAGGAAACGGGACGCCATATGGAAAAGATCCGCCAGTTGCTGACCGTACGGCAGCAGACGGCGGAAAAGCTTGCGTGGTTGCAAGAGGGAATGGCCGGAACGTCGCATACGTACCTCGCCTTATCGGTTCTCTTCGTACTCGTTGCCGCCGTTTTCGGTCTTCTCATCGCGCTGGCCGCCATTGATATGCGGCTCGGCGGCTGCGGCGTTGCTGCCAGTTTGCTGTTGGCCGGTATTGCCGCCGTCTATCAGGGCAAGCGCCGAGGCCGCGTACCGCAGGAAGAACAGCGGCTGTCAGCGGCGCTCGCCGCCTGTGATCGGGAATTGAGCGGGCTGGCCGCGGCTGAAGGCATTGCCTTGCAGCCTACGGCAGCGGCCGCAGCGTGGGATGAAGCGCTGGACGATCTGCGGCGCCGGTACCTCGATTGGCATACACGGGAAAGCCGCGTTTCCTGGGAACGGGAGCAGCATGTCATGTATACGGCCTTGCAGCAGGAATGGCAAGAGCGCGGCCGGCATTGGCGCGAAGAAGCGGCCCGTCTGGATCGGGAATGGCGGGAATGGCAGCAGGGGAGCGGCTTCATTCACTTGAAACCGGCCGATTTGACTGCTGCTGCGGCGAACTGGCGGCAGTGGCAGGCATTGGCCGATGAAGAACGCCATTGGCAGGAGACGAAGGGGGCGCTGAATCAGGAACTCGTCTATTATCGCGATAACGGGGAACAACTTTTTCAACTTCTCGGCATCCGCAAGGAGTGTACGCCGGAAACGACGGAAGAACTATATCGCCAATGGCAGCAAATCCGCGTGCAGGCGGAAGTGGCCAAAGAGCAGGACCGGCAGCAGGAAGAGCGACAGGAACAAATCGACCGCTTGGAGAAGGAGAAAGAGATTCGGCGGCAGCAGATGGGGTACCTGATGGAACAAACCGGCGCCGCTACAGCAGGGGAGTTCCGCAGCAAGGTGCTGCGTTACAAGCAATTCCGTCAATACGCCGAAATTCACGAACAGTCGGAGGCCCATTTGCGGCTGATTGCCAAAAATCCGGCAGAACTGGCCGAATTGCGCCGCGAATTGAAGGTGCACGAACCGAAATTCTGGAACGAAGAATGTGCTTTTTATGAACGGAAGGCGGCGGAAGGAGAACAGAAACTGGCGGCCATTGCCGAACGGCGCGGCGTCATTGTTGAACGTCTCAGCCGCATGGCCAGGAATGACAGCGCCGCGAGATTGCTGCAGGACAAGGAAAACGGCGCCGCCGAATTGGAACGGCTTGTCGACGATTGGCTGACCGACGTATTTGCCGCCCATATACTTGAAGCGGCACAGGCTTACTACGAACGGGTCCGCCAGCCGCTGATCATCAGCCGGGCCGGCGAATACCTGGAACGGATGACACAGGGACGCTATACGCTGCAGGCGAGCTTTGACGGACATCAGCTCTTTGCCGTCGACAATACGCAGCGCCGGGTCCCGGAAAAACAATGGAGCAGCGGTCTGGGAGATCAGATCTACCTGGCTATCCGCATCAGCTTGGCAGAAGCGTTTGCCAAACAGATCGAACCGCTGCCGCTGATTCTTGACGACGTTTTTGTCCGCTTTGATGAAGTGCGTCAAAAGGAGGCCCTCTCTTTTCTGGCCGATTTGGCGGCGGAAAAACAGCTGTTTCTCTTTACCTGCTCCGCCGAAACGCAACGATTGGCACGGGATATTGCTGCCGAGCGGGCCGGCGCCGTGCATTTATTTGAAATAGAAAAGGGTACAATTAAGATAGGATCATGA
- a CDS encoding EamA family transporter: MTALLFAFASAVFAALTAILAKIGMDGVDSTTATAVRTVVVLVMSWAMVFIAGHGSSLQSFTSRNWWFLLLSGLATGASWLCYFKALQTGSVAQIVAIDKCSIVFTVLLAAVLLGEGISLKTAAGTALIVLGTFVMIL; encoded by the coding sequence ATGACGGCATTGCTATTTGCTTTCGCTTCCGCTGTTTTCGCGGCGCTGACTGCTATTTTGGCGAAAATCGGCATGGATGGCGTCGATTCCACGACGGCCACTGCCGTTCGCACCGTAGTGGTTCTTGTCATGTCGTGGGCCATGGTGTTTATTGCCGGACACGGCAGTTCGCTGCAATCCTTTACGAGTCGGAACTGGTGGTTTCTGCTTCTTTCCGGTTTGGCGACGGGGGCTTCGTGGCTCTGCTATTTCAAAGCGTTGCAGACAGGCAGCGTAGCGCAGATTGTGGCTATCGACAAATGCAGCATCGTTTTTACGGTACTGCTGGCGGCGGTGCTCTTGGGAGAAGGTATTTCTCTGAAAACGGCGGCCGGCACGGCGCTTATCGTTCTCGGCACGTTCGTCATGATCCTGTGA
- a CDS encoding pyridoxamine kinase — MTTKRVLAIHDMCSFGRCSLTAALPVISSMGIQVCPFPTALFSNNLTYGTFTFTDFTPHMQEFMDKWQELGYTYDAIYSGFLADGGQTAIVAEAAARFGTTDTLIVVDPAMADDGALYPVFSTAFVGEMRKLIGKATVITPNYTEACLLLDRPYSADVLTTKEVTDVCRQLTQLGPKQVVITSVPGANDEIRNISYDSLSASFNEEKTYRIPFSTCGTGDIFTSVLTGALLRGKTLHDAVKTATTFLSHAISYTYKAKSDYREGVQVEPCLKELVKLCP; from the coding sequence ATGACAACAAAACGAGTCCTTGCAATACATGATATGTGTTCTTTCGGCCGCTGCTCTCTGACGGCCGCGCTGCCGGTCATTTCATCCATGGGTATTCAAGTCTGCCCGTTCCCGACAGCGCTGTTCAGCAACAATCTGACGTACGGCACCTTCACCTTTACTGATTTCACGCCGCATATGCAAGAGTTCATGGATAAATGGCAGGAACTCGGCTATACGTACGACGCCATCTACAGCGGCTTTTTGGCTGATGGCGGCCAGACGGCCATTGTCGCCGAAGCGGCGGCGCGTTTCGGCACAACAGACACGTTGATTGTCGTCGACCCGGCAATGGCTGACGACGGCGCGTTGTATCCCGTCTTCAGCACAGCCTTTGTCGGCGAAATGCGCAAGCTGATCGGCAAGGCGACGGTTATCACTCCGAACTATACCGAAGCCTGTCTGCTTCTGGACCGTCCGTATTCCGCCGACGTCTTGACCACAAAAGAAGTGACCGACGTCTGCCGTCAGCTGACGCAGCTCGGACCGAAGCAGGTCGTCATCACCAGCGTTCCCGGCGCCAACGACGAGATTCGCAACATCAGCTACGACAGTCTCTCCGCTTCTTTCAATGAAGAAAAGACTTATCGCATCCCCTTCAGCACCTGCGGTACCGGCGATATTTTCACCAGTGTCCTCACTGGCGCGCTGCTTCGCGGCAAAACGCTCCACGATGCTGTAAAAACGGCTACGACCTTCCTCAGCCATGCCATCAGTTACACGTACAAAGCAAAATCGGATTACAGAGAAGGCGTTCAGGTAGAGCCTTGCCTGAAAGAGCTGGTAAAACTCTGTCCGTAA
- a CDS encoding cysteine-rich KTR domain-containing protein: protein MCPICGNKTRLKIREDTELKNFPLYCPKCRQENFCKI from the coding sequence CTGTGTCCCATCTGTGGAAATAAAACACGTTTGAAAATAAGGGAAGATACTGAATTGAAGAACTTTCCTCTCTATTGTCCTAAATGTAGACAGGAAAATTTCTGTAAAATATAG
- the tet(M) gene encoding tetracycline resistance ribosomal protection protein Tet(M), which translates to MKIINIGVLAHVDAGKTTLTESLLYTSGAIAESGSVDRGTTRTDTTFLERQRGITIQTAVTSFQWKDIKVNIIDTPGHMDFLAEVYRSLSVLDGAILLISARDGVQAQTRILFHALNKMGIPTIFFINKIDQNGIDLSTVYQDIKEKLSMEIIIKQKVELHPNICVMSCTESEQWDTVIEGNDYLLEKYILGKSLEILELEQEEIRRFQNCSLYPVYHGSAKSNIGIEQLIEVITNKFYSSTYRKKSELCGNVFKIEYSEERQRLAYVRLYGGVLHLRDSVRISEKEKIKITEMYTSINGELCKIDKAYSGEIVILQNKFLKLNSVLGDTKLLPQRERIENPLPLLQTTVEPSKPQQREMLLDALLEISDSDPLLRYYVDSTTHEIILSFLGKVQMEVTCALLQEKYHVEIKIKEPTVIYMERPLKKAEYTIHIEVPPNPFWASIGLSVEPLPLGSGVQYESSVSLGYLNQSFQNAVMEGIRYGCEQGLYGWNVTDCKICFKYGLYYSPVSTPADFRMLAPIVLEQVFKKAGTELLEPYLSFKIYAPQEYLSRAYNDAPKYCANIVDTQLKNNEVILSGEIPARCTQEYRNDLTFFTNGRSVCLTELKGYYVTTGESVCQPRRPNSRIDKVRYMFNKIT; encoded by the coding sequence AGGCACAACAAGAACGGATACTACATTTTTAGAACGTCAGCGAGGAATTACAATTCAGACAGCAGTAACCTCTTTTCAGTGGAAAGATATTAAGGTAAACATCATAGATACTCCAGGACATATGGATTTTTTAGCAGAAGTATATCGCTCGTTATCAGTTTTAGATGGGGCAATCCTACTAATTTCTGCGAGAGATGGAGTACAAGCACAAACTCGGATATTATTTCATGCACTAAATAAAATGGGTATTCCCACAATCTTTTTTATCAATAAGATTGACCAAAATGGGATTGATTTATCAACGGTTTATCAAGATATTAAAGAGAAACTTTCTATGGAAATTATAATCAAACAGAAAGTAGAACTGCACCCTAATATTTGTGTGATGAGCTGTACGGAATCTGAACAATGGGATACGGTAATAGAAGGAAATGATTACCTTTTGGAGAAATATATACTTGGGAAATCATTGGAGATATTAGAACTCGAACAAGAGGAAATCAGAAGATTTCAGAATTGCTCCTTGTACCCTGTTTATCACGGAAGTGCAAAAAGCAATATAGGGATTGAGCAGCTTATAGAAGTGATAACAAATAAATTTTATTCATCAACATACAGAAAGAAGTCTGAACTTTGCGGAAATGTCTTCAAAATTGAATATTCGGAAGAAAGACAACGTCTTGCATATGTACGCCTTTATGGCGGTGTCCTGCATTTGCGGGATTCGGTTAGAATATCGGAAAAGGAAAAAATAAAAATTACAGAAATGTATACTTCAATAAATGGTGAATTATGTAAAATTGATAAGGCTTATTCCGGGGAAATTGTTATTTTGCAAAATAAGTTTTTGAAGTTAAATAGTGTTCTTGGAGATACAAAGCTATTGCCACAGAGAGAGAGAATTGAAAATCCGCTCCCTCTGCTGCAAACAACTGTTGAACCGAGCAAACCTCAACAAAGGGAAATGTTACTTGATGCACTTTTAGAAATCTCCGACAGTGACCCGCTTCTACGATATTATGTGGATTCTACGACACATGAAATCATACTTTCTTTCTTAGGGAAAGTACAAATGGAAGTGACTTGTGCTCTATTGCAAGAAAAGTATCATGTGGAGATAAAAATAAAAGAGCCTACAGTCATTTATATGGAAAGGCCGTTAAAAAAAGCAGAGTATACCATTCACATCGAAGTGCCACCGAATCCTTTCTGGGCTTCCATTGGTCTTTCTGTAGAACCGCTTCCATTAGGGAGCGGAGTACAGTATGAGAGCTCGGTTTCTCTTGGATACTTAAATCAATCGTTTCAAAATGCAGTTATGGAAGGGATACGCTATGGCTGTGAACAAGGATTGTATGGTTGGAATGTGACGGACTGTAAAATCTGTTTTAAGTATGGCTTATACTATAGCCCTGTTAGTACCCCAGCAGATTTTCGGATGCTTGCTCCTATTGTATTGGAACAAGTTTTTAAAAAAGCTGGAACAGAATTGTTAGAACCATATCTTAGTTTTAAAATTTATGCACCACAAGAATATCTTTCACGAGCATATAACGATGCTCCTAAATATTGTGCGAACATCGTAGACACTCAACTGAAAAATAATGAGGTCATTCTTAGTGGAGAAATCCCTGCTCGGTGTACTCAAGAATATCGTAATGATTTAACTTTCTTTACAAATGGACGTAGCGTTTGTTTAACAGAGTTAAAAGGGTACTATGTTACTACTGGTGAATCTGTTTGTCAGCCCCGTCGTCCAAATAGTCGGATAGATAAAGTACGATATATGTTCAATAAAATAACTTAA